In Podospora pseudoanserina strain CBS 124.78 chromosome 5, whole genome shotgun sequence, a single window of DNA contains:
- a CDS encoding hypothetical protein (EggNog:ENOG503P2P7; COG:S), whose amino-acid sequence MSLAKGILGGRCLAAQFGLPSGKKPPAETGKLPRTDGQTGSGDSGGNSIMFKKLHSGWKRFEEWANEDDSVSKSTTTQTSQTETGPSAPTQTSTKDHTSNHSDPVTEDTPKPEAYCYTNKSTSSSYKYTPLPSTTKSAIRVLTLLPGRADADIECRLIELDLNNPWTEDDGEEGFEALSYVWGDITETTPIQIDGATVQIGRNLRSALLHLRYHEKPRILWVDAACINQEDMDERNRQVMLMGDIYTKAARTLVWLGCPCCLLGALNTDRLTYSQGKWLDHLAGIDPLFEAIEILGNEARKLAEEGREVIPKQGEKDEDGTTYDRIKKLKPKWNIIFLENPWWTRIWTLQEIVLAKEARLCMERHELGWDLLRVAIPYYTALGFGDFSEIYAGSKTNSGVEPFNLVNAIREARQPGSELVTGDVGDELLHYLASSHWRDCKMPQDKIFGLMGLFSEGRDVGIEVDYRLDAEDVYRQATKSLLQQSGNLDALGFCYPYKIPRVTNLPSWIPDWGSVGNLALPLMNDAKGQPRTTHASRGLRSNPRWENNDTTLLLDGHIIDTIAKLGRMQVPPNQDDRNEGSLDHMLNDPVMIAEADSFPDRWEDLDPERPIRHFISAWWKGMRMAVPYVAKAILEIFGNVVEMRETFLQWDELVAAELSEPHEDRRTIFRDTITTATPCPLEPSVFDSRFEGWLQAVYSIRKLKKKRIDRYAPKTYTTLAAVTTFVKMEDDDLPEAFATYTTHTPRRRLGITASKRVCLLPKLTEVGDKVALLRGGRVPMILRPREDGSMQFVGEAYVHGVMDGEAFHEEECIDFRIT is encoded by the coding sequence ATGTCATTGGCCAAGGGAATCCTTGGAGGTCGCTGCTTGGCAGCACAATTTGGACTTCCTTCAGGAAAGAAGCCGCCAGCAGAGACTGGCAAACTTCCCCGCACTGATGGCCAAACAGGCAGCGGCGACTCAGGAGGTAACTCAATCATGTTCAAAAAATTACATAGCGGGTGGAAGCGTTTCGAAGAATGGGCCAACGAAGATGATTCAGTGTCAAAGTCGACCACCACTCAGACCAGCCAAACCGAAACTGGGCCATCAGCACCGACACAAACATCGACTAAAGATCACACTTCCAACCATAGCGACCCCGTGACGGAGGATACGCCTAAGCCAGAAGCATACTGTTACACCAACAAATCCACCAGCTCTTCATACAAATACACTCCGCTCCCGTCAACGACCAAGTCAGCCATCCGGGTTCTGACCTTGCTTCCAGGGAGAGCCGACGCTGACATCGAATGTCGGCTCATCGAGTTGGACCTGAACAACCCATGGACAGAGgacgatggcgaggaaggctTCGAAGCCCTCTCCTACGTTTGGGGCGACATCACCGAGACAACGCCAATCCAAATCGACGGCGCCACCGTACAGATTGGCAGAAACCTCCGCAGcgctctcctccacctgagATATCACGAAAAGCCCCGTATTTTGTGGGTGGACGCAGCATGCATCAACCAAGAAGACATGGATGAGCGCAACAGACAAGTCATGCTGATGGGCGACATCTACACCAAGGCGGCCCGCACTCTTGTCTGGCTAGGCTGTCCATGCTGCTTACTGGGGGCCCTGAATACGGACCGGCTTACCTATTCTCAAGGTAAATGGCTTGATCACTTAGCGGGGATTGATCCTCTATTTGAAGCCATCGAGATCCTGGGCAACGAGGCGCGGAAGCTCGCAGAGGAGGGCCGTGAGGTTATTCCAAAGCAGGGAGAAAAGGACGAAGATGGGACGACGTACGACCGAATTAAAAAGCTGAAGCCCAAATGGAACATCATCTTTTTGGAGAATCCGTGGTGGACTCGTATTTGGACGCTGCAGGAGATTGTACTTGCAAAGGAGGCGCGCTTGTGCATGGAAAGACACGAGCTGGGCTGGGATCTTCTCCGTGTTGCCATTCCTTACTATACAGCATTGGGCTTTGGCGACTTTTCCGAGATATATGCTGGGAGCAAGACCAACTCTGGTGTTGAGCCGTTCAACCTGGTCAACGCTATCAGAGAGGCGAGACAGCCCGGGTCGGAGCTCGTTACTGGAGATGTCGGGGACGAGCTCCTCCACTACCTCGCCTCGTCCCACTGGCGTGATTGCAAGATGCCTCAGGACAAGATCTTTGGACTTATGGGTCTATTCAGCGAAGGCCGCGATGTGGGTATTGAGGTTGACTATCGGTTGGATGCCGAGGATGTGTACCGCCAAGCGACGAAATCCTTGTTACAACAATCTGGCAATCTCGATGCTCTTGGGTTCTGCTACCCATACAAGATACCGAGAGTCACCAATCTCCCGTCCTGGATTCCTGATTGGGGCTCCGTTGGAAACCTCGCGCTCCCGTTGATGAACGACGCAAAAGGCCAACCGCGAACTACTCACGCTTCTAGAGGACTAAGATCCAACCCCCGATGGGAGAACAACGACACAACCTTGCTTCTCGACGGTCACATCATCGACACGATCGCCAAACTCGGGAGGATGCAGGTACCACCAAATCAGGACGACCGCAACGAAGGGTCCCTGGACCACATGCTAAACGATCCTGTGATGATCGCTGAAGCCGACAGCTTTCCCGACCGGTGGGAAGATTTGGATCCCGAAAGACCCATCCGGCATTTTATATCTGCATGGTGGAAAGGAATGAGAATGGCTGTGCCATATGTCGCCAAGGCAATTCTCGAGATCTTTGGGAATGTTGTGGAAATGAGGGAAACGTTTCTGCAGTGGGATGAGCTTGTTGCTGCAGAGCTGAGCGAGCCGCATGAAGACCGCCGCACCATTTTCCGAGATACTATTACGACAGCAACGCCTTGTCCGCTGGAACCATCAGTATTCGATAGCCGCTTTGAAGGATGGCTCCAGGCGGTGTACTCGATTcgaaagctgaagaagaagaggattgATCGATATGCACCAAAGACGTACACCACATTGGCTGCGGTCACCACCTTTGTCAAAATGGAAGATGACGACCTGCCTGAGGCTTTTGCGACATATACAACGCATACGCCCCGCAGGCGACTTGGGATTACCGCGTCAAAACGGGTTTGTCTCCTGCCTAAGCTCACCGAGGTTGGGGACAAAGTGGCTCTGCTTCGAGGTGGCAGGGTGCCAATGATCCTCCGTCCGAGAGAAGATGGATCAATGCAGTTCGTTGGCGAAGCATACGTGCACGGAGTCATGGATGGGGAAGCGTTTCATGAGGAGGAGTGTATTGACTTTCGAATAACGTGA
- a CDS encoding hypothetical protein (CAZy:GH13; COG:G; EggNog:ENOG503NV4Y), whose product MSTFLSLTNPPLPPPLAALSRAATRQEPSSGHSTNIRPLRHRLPPSSCPNPLILLSPPSDPLPKQNETIFQSFEWYTPPSSTTPKSHWSLLTTLLPSLSQFGITKIWIPPACKAADAKNGNGYDIYDLWDLGEFEQKGSTPTKWGSKAQLEELCRVAEGRGVKVLFDAVLNHKTGADYKERVKAKKVDPLDRNRELDGGEVREIESWTGFTFPGRGGRYSGREWDRRHFTGVDWDDLTREKGVWKLGGKEWCVDVDEEVGNYDFLMFADIDHRHPDVQQDAFDWVKWLPTQLKIGGLRLDAIKHYSFQFQKRLLRHIDDNVEKGKDWFIVGEYWREDSEFLAKYIEYMDHRISLFDVPLCSNLSKISMAGERGDLRDLFKDALCLWKPNNVVTFVVNHDTQQGQSLETPVAPWFLPHAYTLILLRANTGVPCVFWSDLYGSFASGPSSFIPPMSGNPTLLARLILIRKFYAYGTQHDLFSHPHCVGFTREGHSAHGGGAGLAAVMGNQWGLSKLKMYVGKHHSGEKWIDFLRLCPGEVMIDDEGWGEFPVSGNKGCSVWVSETAEGKDEVINLKFNSDIYGIEAEMNRRQSMFERRQYEIESMSRRALASNLPTV is encoded by the exons atgtccaccttcctctcccttaccaatccccccctcccaccccccctcgcGGCTCTCTCCCGCGCCGCAACCCGTCAAGAACCTTCCTCAGGCCACAGCACCAACAtccgccccctccgccaccgcctccccccctcctcctgccccaaccccctcatcctcctctcccccccctccgaccCGCTTCCCAAGCAGAACGAGACAATCTTCCAATCCTTCGAATGGTACACgcccccctccagcaccacccccaaatcccactggtccctcctcaccaccctcctcccctccctttcccaaTTCGGCATAACCAAAATCTGGATCCCCCCCGCCTGCAAGGCAGCCGACGCGAAAAACGGAAACGGGTATGACATCTACGACCTGTGGGACCTAGGCGAGTTTGAACAGAAGGGCTCCACCCCGACAAAATGGGGGTCAAAAGCGCAACTGGAGGAGCTTTGTAGagtggcggaggggaggggggtgaaagTTTTGTTTGATGCCGTGCTGAATCACAAAACTGGAGCGGACTACAAAGAGAGGGtcaaggcgaagaaggttGACCCCTTGGACCGGAATAGGGAACtagatgggggggaggtgagggagattgagAGTTGGACGGGGTTTACGTTCccggggcggggggggaggtACAGTGGTCGGGAATGGGACAGGAGACATTTTACGGGGGTGGATTGGGATGACTTGACtagggaaaagggggtttggaAGCTGGGGGGGAAAGAGTGGTgtgtggatgtggatgaggaggtggggaaTTATGACTTTTT AATGTTTGCCGATATTGACCACAGACATCCGGACGTGCAGCAGGATGCTTTTGATTGGGTAAAGTGGCTGCCGACGCAGCTGAAGATTggagggttgaggttggatgCGATTAAGCATTATAGCTTCCAGTTTCAGAAGAGACTGCTGAGGCATATTGACGATAATGTTGAGAAGGGAAAGGACTGGTTCATTGTTGGAGAGTACTGGAGAGAGGACTCTGAGTTCTTGGCCAAGTATATTGAGTATATGGACCACAGGATTTCGCTGTTCGATGTGCCGTTGTGCTCTAATTTGAGCAAGATATCTATGGCTGGGGAGAGAGGCGACCTAAGGGACCTGTTCAAGGATGCTTTGTGTTTGTGGAAGCCTAATAACGTTGTG ACATTCGTTGTTAATCACGACACACAGCAAGGCCAGTCCCTTGAG ACTCCCGTAGCCCCCTGGTTTCTACCCCATGCCTAtaccctcatcctcctccgcgccAACACCGGCGTGCCCTGCGTATTTTGGTCTGACCTCTACGGCTCCTTCGCCTCCGGCCCCTCTTCTTTCATCCCTCCCATGTCCGGCaatcccaccctcctcgctcgcctcatcctcatccgcaAGTTCTACGCCTATGGCACCCAGCATGATCTCTTTTCCCACCCACACTGTGTCGGTTTCACTCGCGAGGGTCACTCCGCCCACGGTGGGGGTGCTGGGCTAGCGGCGGTAATGGGTAACCAGTGGGGCCTGTCAAAGCTGAAAATGTACGTTGGGAAACACCACAGTGGGGAGAAATGGATCGATTTCTTGAGACTGTGTCCCGGGGAGGtcatgattgatgatgagggttggggggagttTCCTGTGTCGGGCAACAAGGGTTGCTCGGTTTGGGTCAGTGAGACAGCAGAAGGGAAGGATGAGGTTATCAACCTCAAATT TAATTCGGATATCTATGGCATTGAGGCCGAGATGAACAGGCGACAATCCATGTTTGAGAGAAGGCAGTATGAAATCGAGAGCATGAGCCGGAGAGCGCTTGCAAGCAATCTTCCAACCGTTTAA